Proteins encoded within one genomic window of Ailuropoda melanoleuca isolate Jingjing chromosome 16, ASM200744v2, whole genome shotgun sequence:
- the LOC117796715 gene encoding pregnancy zone protein-like: MIKKCKGTAESNCLICGGLVVENVDTFLQFLIYFLHDRYTYGKPVPGLATVSMCRKLFHPTYCQKQEFCEKFSQQLNSNGCSTQEVKSNLLQIKNMGYEMQLKVEAKIREEGTDLVFTGNGTSEITNIVTRLKFVKVDSHFRRGIPFFGQVLLVDGKDVPIPNKLVFISANEANYLYNPTTNDQGLVQFSINTTNILANKISVMAYDKQPNLCFNSVWLREEHLTAQHIAKHAFALRGNYVHLEPVAGTLLCGQTQIIKAYYIFNGEAIGEPKELIFYYLIMAKGSIVRSGTHAVSVELGDDSGLGFLTSGKALSLQRLIRAHTALQP; this comes from the exons ATGATAAAGAAGTGCAAGGGAACTGCAGAGAGTAATTGTCTCATCTGTGGTGGGCTGGTGGTGGAAAATGTAGATACCTTTCTTCAGTTCCTGATTTATTTCTTACATGACAGATACACCTATGGGAAACCTGTCCCAGGACTTGCAACTGTAAGCATGTGCAGAAAATTATTTCATCCCACTTATTGTCAAAAACAagagttctgtgaaaaattcagTCAACAG cTCAACAGCAATGGCTGCAGCACCCAAGAAGTAAAATCAAACCTACTCCAGATTAAAAATATGGGTTATGAAATGCAACTTAAAGTGGAAGCCAAGATCAGAGAAGAAGGAACAG ACCTAGTATTTACTGGAAATGGGACCAGTGAAATCACAAATATTGTAACCAGACTCAAGTTCGTGAAAGTGGATTCACACTTTAGACGAGGAATCCCCTTCTTTGGACAG gtGCTTTTGGTGGATGGGAAAGATGTGCCCATCCCCAATAAACTCGTCTTTATCTCTGCAAATGAAGCAAATTATCTTTACAATCCAACTACCAATGACCAGGGTCTTGTTCAGTTTTCAATCAATACTACTAATATCTTGGCTAACAAAATTTCTGTCATG gcCTACGACAAACAACCTAACTTGTGTTTTAACTCTGTATGGCTCCGAGAGGAGCACCTCACAGCTCAGCACATTGCTAAGCATGCTTTCGCCCTCCGTGGGAATTATGTTCACCTGGAACCTGTGGCTGGTACCCTGCTCTGTGGCCAAACTCAGATTATCAAGGCATACTATATATTCAATGGGGAGGCCATTGGGGAACCAAAGGAACTCATTTTCTATTACCTG atcaTGGCTAAGGGGAGCATTGTCAGGTCTGGAACACATGCTGTGTCTGTAGAGCTAGGAGACG ACTCTGGGCTAGGCTTTCTTACCTCTGGAAAGGCTCTCTCCCTTCAACGCTTGATAAGGGCGCACACAGCGCTGCAGCCATGA